In Azospirillum formosense, the sequence CAGCGCGCGCATGAAAGACGGGAAGCCGCGGTAGGGTTCCAGGTTGCGCACCGCGTAGGTGACGACCTCGTCCTCGCGCGTCAGCACCGTGCCGTCGGGCAGCGTGACGCGGGCCTGCGGGTCGCCCCGCAGCCGGGCCGTGTCGATGCCGTCGTGGATGACCTCGATCTTGGACTGGAAGTGGGCGGGATGGGTGCTGCGCTGCCATTCGGTCGGCGCGATTCCGCGGTCGCACGCTTCCAGCGCCAGCAGCAGGGGCGTGCTGCGCATCCGCAGGCGCAAGGCGACGTCGGGGTTGACCGGCACCGTGGGATCGAAGCCCACGTCCTGCCCCTGCGAGCGGTAGAAGAACTCGCAGTAGTTCAGGTACGGGGCGGCGGGGAACACGTCCTTGACGAACAGCGTCTCGCCCCAGCCCGGATGCCCGACGATGATGTCCGGCACGAACCCCTCGGCGCGCAGCCCCATCAGAAGGCGGACCACGCCCTGGCCATGCAGGACGGCGTCCTCGGTGGAGCGCAGGTAGAAGTGGGTGGCCTCGTTGGCCTGCCGGCTCGGCCGGTACACCAGACGCCGGACGTTCGGAATGTCCCGGTCGTTGCGTTTGGTGATGAAGACGACCTTGTTCGCGGGGTCCTCGGCCAGCCGGGCGGCCAGATGCTTGTACTGGCCGGGCATGTTCTGGTGGATGAAGACGATGTTCATGGCGTTTCCAGAGTGGCTCCTTGCCAGGCACGGGCAGGATCAGACACAGCCGGACCCGCATTTTTCCCAGAGTTTCGGCAGGGCGGCCGACAGCAGCAGGAGAAACAGCCCGATGGCCGTCGGAAGGATCCAGCCCGGCTTACCGGCCAGGGCATGATCCCCGGCGGCGCCGAACTGGACAAAGGCCACGGTCATCGGCAACTGCCCGACCAGCGAGCCGAAGGCGTAGCTGCCAAGCCGCAGCCGGGTCAGGCCGAGCGCGTAGTTCACGGCGGAATGGGGCAGGACCGGAACCAGCCGCAAGGTCGCGACCGCGCGCCAGCCACCGTTCTCGATCCGGCGCAGCACCTCGCCCCACCGTGCCATGCCATCGATGTCAATCGTGCCGGGACCGAGGTGGCGCGCGATCAGGAAACCGGTGCAGGCGCCGAGCACGCTGCCGGCCGCCGCGAGGACGCCGCCCCACCAGACCCCGAAGACCAGCCCGGCCAGCATGGCCATCGCGGTGCGCGGCAGGAACAGCAGGCTGACCAGGACATGGGCCAGCAGGAACAGCAACGGGGCTGCCGGATGATGCCGGAGCAGCTCCTGGAAAGCGCCGAACCCGCTGCCGATCCCCATCTGCCCCGTCCAGGCGAGCACCGCGGCGGCGCCCAGAAGAAGAACGGCCAGGACACGGCCGCCGGTGCGGAAGGCGGCATGGAACGGCGGATGCGGCTCGGTCATGGTTCAGGACTGTTCCCTTGAAAAGGTCTGATGTCCATAACACGGAACTCAGCCCTTACGAACGGCGATGCGCCCGCATCAGCGTTGTCAGGCGTGCGCGGTAGCGTTGACCGATGTGGCCGGGATCGGCCCACCGCTCCATGAAGCGGCGCCCGTTGTTGGCCAGCCGCTCGCGGTAGGCGGCATCGGTCACGACGACGCGCAACGCCGCCGCCGCCGCCTCCGGATCGGGATCGGCCCACACCATGCCGTCGCTGTAGGGATAGTCCCCCGGCTCGATCGGCACAAAACGCGCCGGCACGATGGCGGCGGTGTCGGAGGTGCAGAAATCGGCGTTGCCGGACCAGCCGGTGGCGATTACCGGTTTGCCCAGCAGCATCGCTTCGGCCAGCGTGCGCCCATAGCCCTCGCTGCGATGGAGCGACACGACCGC encodes:
- a CDS encoding VTT domain-containing protein produces the protein MTEPHPPFHAAFRTGGRVLAVLLLGAAAVLAWTGQMGIGSGFGAFQELLRHHPAAPLLFLLAHVLVSLLFLPRTAMAMLAGLVFGVWWGGVLAAAGSVLGACTGFLIARHLGPGTIDIDGMARWGEVLRRIENGGWRAVATLRLVPVLPHSAVNYALGLTRLRLGSYAFGSLVGQLPMTVAFVQFGAAGDHALAGKPGWILPTAIGLFLLLLSAALPKLWEKCGSGCV